From a region of the Opitutales bacterium genome:
- a CDS encoding DUF1552 domain-containing protein, with product MNIQKNEVLPRRSFLRGATVAMALPWLECMSPLSKSYASAGGIGAGERPSRAVFCMWGMGVNGRDFTPKTLGRNWEVTPILKPLDRLRDEFSIISGLKLNHSGGHTGDRTFLTGTNTKASGVKLLASCDQQLAKAIGQDTRFQSLVLGIRRGTGFGNPQDHTLSWSEYGTPLPAENRPDVIFDRLFRQETPEEMKARRTSSKQRGSILDIVRDSAKRLNNRLGSNDREKLDEYFTSVRLVEKKMQSDLEWMAKPRPAVDPIEFGNTQAIDPKQGKNDSFDYSNYQRLMYDVIALALQTDSTRVISYMPRMDLRDGTFTFRSEGCPYGYHEMTHHGEEKDKLQWLTKVDTWYSNEWAYFIDKLKSIREGNETLLDHTLLSWGSTGGTLNAHNRHELPTMFFGGKALGVTHQGHVRHDDTMLGNLWQSYFDILGVPLPENFQGGEADGTFKELYSV from the coding sequence ATGAACATTCAAAAAAACGAAGTATTACCCCGCCGATCTTTTCTTCGTGGAGCCACTGTCGCGATGGCACTGCCCTGGTTGGAGTGCATGAGCCCCTTATCTAAATCGTATGCGAGTGCTGGAGGAATTGGAGCCGGTGAACGCCCGAGTAGAGCAGTCTTTTGCATGTGGGGGATGGGAGTAAATGGTCGAGATTTCACCCCCAAAACGCTCGGCAGGAATTGGGAGGTGACACCCATTCTTAAACCGCTGGATCGTCTGCGTGATGAATTCTCAATTATCTCAGGCCTGAAGCTTAACCACTCGGGTGGACACACGGGGGATCGCACATTTCTGACCGGGACCAATACTAAGGCAAGTGGTGTCAAGCTTTTGGCGTCCTGCGACCAACAATTGGCGAAAGCAATTGGCCAAGACACACGTTTTCAGTCGCTGGTTCTCGGAATACGACGTGGGACAGGTTTTGGAAACCCTCAAGATCACACGCTGTCATGGAGTGAATATGGCACACCTCTACCCGCGGAAAACCGCCCCGATGTCATTTTTGATCGCTTATTTCGCCAGGAGACTCCTGAGGAAATGAAAGCACGGCGTACATCCTCTAAGCAACGCGGTTCAATCTTAGATATTGTCCGAGATTCTGCGAAGAGATTGAATAATCGACTAGGATCTAATGACCGTGAAAAACTGGATGAGTATTTCACCTCTGTGCGTCTGGTGGAGAAGAAGATGCAGTCTGATCTTGAGTGGATGGCAAAGCCTCGCCCCGCGGTGGATCCCATTGAATTCGGTAACACACAGGCGATTGATCCGAAGCAGGGTAAGAATGATTCTTTCGACTACAGCAACTATCAGCGCTTGATGTATGACGTTATTGCGCTGGCTCTCCAGACTGATAGCACGCGTGTCATATCATACATGCCGCGCATGGATTTGCGTGACGGGACCTTCACTTTCAGATCTGAGGGTTGCCCCTATGGTTACCACGAAATGACTCACCACGGTGAAGAGAAAGACAAACTCCAGTGGCTGACGAAGGTGGACACTTGGTATTCCAATGAATGGGCTTATTTCATCGATAAGCTCAAGTCTATCCGTGAGGGCAATGAGACCCTGTTAGACCACACTCTTTTGAGCTGGGGGAGCACGGGTGGTACACTCAACGCGCACAACAGGCATGAACTTCCCACCATGTTCTTCGGAGGCAAGGCGTTGGGAGTGACGCACCAGGGGCATGTTCGCCACGACGACACCATGCTCGGAAACCTCTGGCAGAGCTACTTTGATATCCTCGGTGTGCCGCTTCCTGAAAATTTCCAGGGTGGTGAAGCGGACGGCACGTTTAAAGAGCTCTATTCAGTTTAG
- a CDS encoding 3-methyladenine DNA glycosylase, producing the protein MHWQAEQAAFDARWRSWFGEQRERRGLGIKHPIWDFLFEYYRVNRNRVERWHPPVDIELRGEAISQFAWIQGFVIDDNGGMLDSSRIDEGVRRRLKWIHGLLEATLHRTPRFQCFGLHEWAMVYRDNEVRHGATPLRLPQDEIAELVESRLVCCSHYDAYRFFSPGATPLNTLNPTQDTRYANEQHGCIHYNMDLYKWCYKAFPWISSDCLSDALGLAKDARLLDMRASPYDLAAYGIEPIRIETSDGSSTYQREQRAIAERGKGLAGRMSAELMQLGVSNH; encoded by the coding sequence ATGCATTGGCAGGCCGAACAGGCCGCATTTGATGCACGATGGCGCTCTTGGTTTGGGGAGCAGAGAGAGCGTCGTGGACTCGGTATAAAGCATCCGATCTGGGATTTTCTCTTCGAATACTATCGGGTGAATCGCAACCGAGTAGAGCGCTGGCATCCGCCGGTCGATATAGAACTTCGAGGTGAAGCCATTAGCCAGTTCGCTTGGATTCAGGGATTTGTTATCGACGACAACGGTGGCATGTTGGATTCATCTAGGATCGATGAGGGGGTACGCCGACGTCTCAAGTGGATACATGGCTTGCTGGAAGCTACGCTTCATCGCACGCCACGTTTTCAGTGCTTCGGTCTCCATGAATGGGCTATGGTTTATCGAGATAATGAAGTTCGGCATGGAGCGACGCCTCTACGCTTACCGCAAGATGAAATTGCTGAGTTGGTAGAATCTCGCTTGGTGTGCTGTTCGCACTATGATGCTTATCGTTTTTTCTCACCAGGGGCCACTCCACTCAATACGTTGAATCCCACCCAGGACACCCGCTATGCCAATGAGCAGCACGGCTGTATCCATTACAACATGGACCTCTATAAATGGTGTTACAAAGCCTTTCCTTGGATCAGCTCGGACTGCCTGTCGGATGCACTTGGTTTGGCCAAAGATGCCCGTCTCCTCGATATGCGAGCGTCTCCCTACGATTTAGCAGCTTATGGCATCGAGCCCATTCGCATCGAAACTTCTGACGGCAGCAGCACATACCAGAGAGAGCAAAGAGCCATTGCCGAGCGGGGTAAGGGATTGGCGGGGAGGATGTCTGCTGAGCTGATGCAGCTCGGGGTCAGCAATCACTGA
- a CDS encoding DUF1592 domain-containing protein — protein sequence EPVLQDLVVFLRKPSDFPARFHIDWNVRGDTIIEDPVYKELRKRLHRLSRNLSKAIRQKDSEEAKRLKKEQAEVAGLLKDFRGTAYIENPDIDAADIPLLFLGAAEIEGPVMEWPPKSFAAMKLDESQTLDSESISESLYYFIQKAFRRPVSKEELNTYVDPILAAQKEFGLSYMETMRFGLQTVLVSPGFLLIQEPQQVDSVRPLNDFEIANRLSYFLWNSMPNTELFAKAARGYLSNPSIRREQVERMLADPKADRFINSFAGQWLSVRDFGSVQPNRSFEKRKDGLYYDEELLRASIGEPIEFFKHVLNENLPITNFIDSDFLIINERLAQHYQIPDVDGREFRKVSIPDGVQRRGVLGMAGLLTLLSDGDRTLPVTRATWVREKLFHDPPPPPPPGAGEIQPNTQGEKLTVRQRLELHRQEPTCASCHAGLDGYGLALENYDAIGAWRTHENRNKWSAIDASGHLKSGRTFGNLEEYKKALLEERDRFGHAFITQMLTYALTRPVGVIDRATVEDIYRQLERDDFRIQTVVHAIVNSDLFLTK from the coding sequence GAGCCTGTCTTGCAAGACTTGGTCGTTTTTCTCCGGAAGCCTTCAGATTTCCCAGCTCGCTTCCATATAGATTGGAATGTTAGAGGAGACACAATCATTGAGGACCCGGTCTATAAAGAGCTCCGCAAGAGGTTACATCGTTTGAGCCGCAACCTATCCAAAGCGATCCGTCAAAAAGATTCCGAAGAAGCAAAAAGACTTAAAAAAGAGCAGGCTGAGGTTGCTGGATTGCTGAAAGATTTTAGAGGGACTGCCTACATTGAAAACCCAGACATCGACGCCGCAGACATTCCTTTGCTATTTCTTGGTGCTGCTGAAATAGAGGGTCCGGTCATGGAATGGCCTCCGAAGTCTTTCGCTGCGATGAAATTGGACGAGTCTCAGACCTTGGATTCAGAGTCTATCAGCGAATCTCTTTACTACTTCATCCAGAAGGCGTTTCGACGGCCGGTTTCGAAAGAAGAATTGAATACATATGTGGATCCAATTCTTGCCGCCCAAAAAGAGTTTGGCCTCTCATATATGGAAACCATGCGTTTCGGACTTCAGACTGTTTTGGTCTCTCCTGGTTTTCTCTTGATCCAAGAGCCTCAACAAGTCGATTCGGTTCGCCCTTTGAACGACTTCGAAATTGCGAATCGTCTTTCCTATTTCCTTTGGAATTCCATGCCCAATACAGAGCTCTTTGCCAAAGCTGCTCGGGGCTATTTGAGCAACCCTAGCATCCGCAGGGAGCAGGTTGAGCGAATGTTGGCAGATCCTAAGGCCGACAGGTTCATAAATAGCTTCGCGGGTCAATGGCTCAGTGTCAGGGACTTTGGTTCGGTGCAGCCCAATCGGAGTTTCGAGAAGCGTAAAGATGGCCTTTATTACGATGAGGAACTGTTGAGAGCTTCAATTGGTGAACCGATCGAGTTCTTTAAACATGTCCTCAACGAAAACCTCCCGATCACAAACTTCATCGATTCCGATTTCTTGATTATTAACGAGCGCCTCGCTCAGCACTATCAAATACCAGATGTAGATGGGCGTGAGTTCCGTAAGGTGAGTATTCCAGACGGTGTGCAGCGTAGAGGTGTGTTAGGGATGGCGGGATTGCTCACACTTTTATCTGATGGAGACCGCACTCTGCCAGTGACACGTGCGACTTGGGTGCGGGAGAAACTGTTCCATGACCCACCGCCACCGCCCCCTCCGGGTGCTGGGGAAATTCAGCCAAATACGCAGGGAGAGAAACTTACAGTCCGCCAACGCTTGGAGTTACACCGGCAAGAGCCGACTTGCGCGAGCTGTCACGCCGGGCTTGATGGATATGGTTTAGCGCTGGAAAACTATGATGCGATTGGGGCCTGGCGCACCCATGAGAACAGAAATAAGTGGTCAGCTATTGATGCCAGTGGGCATCTCAAGTCTGGCCGAACTTTCGGCAATCTTGAGGAATATAAAAAGGCTCTGCTAGAAGAGCGCGACCGCTTCGGACATGCATTCATCACTCAAATGCTCACCTATGCGCTCACGCGTCCCGTTGGCGTGATTGATAGAGCGACTGTCGAAGACATTTATCGCCAGCTCGAAAGGGACGATTTCCGTATCCAGACGGTGGTCCATGCGATTGTTAACAGTGATCTTTTCCTGACTAAGTAA
- the uvrA gene encoding excinuclease ABC subunit UvrA: protein MLGDIHIKGAREHNLKNLELRIPRDALVVITGVSGSGKSSLAFDTLYAEGYRKYMDSLSTKARQVLDQMPRPDVDYVHGLSPVIAIEQRTGGGVNPRSTVASVTEVADYARILWSVMADQFCPKDGGRIVRRSLDDCIERVFQEPEGARLILLAPILNAKPAVLREELPRLQQKGFSRIRIYGEIVELDEPGIVRPGRDPVAVDLVVDRIVLRPDQRARLADSLELCFREGDNRATVLSQVARDAEWSEIALSQNLACEICGTVYPALTPKHFSWNHVEGACDTCGGLGTVRAFEDHLLVPDPTKSVKNGAIKPWRLGSKAMIIKRNAILKQLAEQLPFDPNLAWEKLDETVRHQILRGTGERLFSFKLKPGNSKPEVMPYAGVVADLEESFRTSSSDGFRAKLSLYQSEQICPDCKGLRLNGLARSALLEGLSFPEFLAMDIGEAKTFVDARLVNNPSYHMVGDAIHGIQERLQFLGEVGLSYLGLDRLYNTLSGGEAQRVRLATQLGMGLVGVVYVLDEPSIGLHPIDNKRLIDTMKNLRDRGNSVIVVEHDEETIAAADSVIEIGPSAGVSGGELVFQGTPEACMQSKASRTGPFLSGKSRIHRDAALRGDGGSRVQINGAREHNLKDVDASIYFGLLTVVCGVSGSGKSTLINDVLGRAAAFRLNGAKEIPGAHTKIQGLEQLQSVIRVDQSPIGRSPRSNPATFTKLFDILRDLYSKTPLAKVRGYGASRFSFNIAGGRCERCKGDGVIKLDMQFMADAYVTCPSCNGKRYNRETLEVLFKGHSIADALDLSVDEAMRVFDKVPKVREKLETLQSVGLGYIKLGQAASTLSGGEAQRIKLSLELSKRNTGQTLYILDEPTTGLHAADIQRLMDLLFRLRDQGNTVIIIEHNLDVINLADYILELGPVGGKEGGHLVYSGERSDFSKVDTPTAHCLREHLGRFRSV, encoded by the coding sequence ATGCTTGGGGATATCCATATTAAGGGTGCGCGGGAGCACAATCTGAAGAATCTCGAACTGCGGATTCCTCGGGATGCGTTGGTGGTGATTACCGGGGTGAGCGGTTCGGGTAAGTCTTCGTTAGCTTTTGATACCCTTTACGCGGAAGGCTACCGCAAATACATGGATAGCCTGTCGACCAAAGCGCGGCAGGTGCTCGACCAGATGCCACGTCCTGATGTTGATTATGTGCATGGACTATCGCCGGTGATTGCCATTGAGCAGCGCACGGGTGGTGGAGTGAATCCACGGAGCACGGTGGCTTCAGTAACAGAAGTCGCCGATTATGCGCGGATACTCTGGTCGGTGATGGCCGACCAGTTTTGCCCTAAAGATGGGGGGAGGATCGTTCGGCGCAGTTTGGATGATTGCATTGAGCGGGTCTTTCAGGAGCCCGAAGGCGCGCGGCTTATCTTGCTGGCTCCGATCCTGAATGCCAAGCCGGCGGTCCTGCGCGAGGAATTACCACGGCTGCAACAAAAGGGATTTAGTCGCATCAGGATCTACGGCGAGATCGTCGAGTTGGATGAACCGGGAATCGTTCGTCCTGGCAGGGATCCTGTCGCGGTGGATCTTGTGGTAGATCGCATTGTTCTGAGGCCGGACCAACGTGCGCGTCTGGCGGATTCCCTTGAGCTTTGTTTTCGTGAAGGTGACAACCGGGCAACCGTTCTGTCTCAGGTGGCTCGCGATGCTGAGTGGTCGGAAATTGCACTCTCTCAGAACCTGGCCTGCGAAATCTGCGGTACCGTCTATCCCGCGCTTACCCCCAAGCACTTTTCTTGGAATCATGTCGAGGGAGCATGTGATACTTGCGGCGGTTTGGGGACTGTGCGGGCATTCGAGGACCATCTGTTAGTGCCAGACCCCACCAAGTCGGTGAAAAATGGAGCGATCAAACCGTGGCGACTGGGTTCCAAGGCTATGATCATTAAACGGAATGCTATCTTGAAGCAATTGGCAGAGCAGCTTCCCTTTGATCCCAATTTGGCCTGGGAGAAATTGGATGAGACCGTCCGTCACCAAATTCTACGCGGTACCGGTGAGCGCTTGTTCAGCTTCAAGCTGAAGCCAGGTAATTCCAAGCCTGAGGTGATGCCTTATGCGGGTGTTGTTGCCGACCTCGAGGAGTCTTTTCGCACCAGTTCCAGTGATGGGTTTCGAGCGAAACTGTCTTTGTATCAATCCGAACAGATTTGTCCGGACTGTAAAGGCCTACGTCTCAATGGCTTGGCACGTAGCGCTTTGTTAGAAGGCCTGTCTTTTCCCGAGTTTTTGGCTATGGATATCGGCGAGGCTAAGACGTTTGTCGACGCGCGTCTGGTCAACAATCCCAGCTATCACATGGTCGGTGATGCGATTCACGGTATTCAGGAACGCCTCCAGTTTCTTGGCGAGGTAGGCCTGAGCTATCTCGGTTTGGATAGACTCTACAATACCTTGTCAGGAGGTGAGGCTCAGCGCGTGCGTCTCGCGACCCAGCTTGGCATGGGACTCGTTGGTGTCGTCTATGTGCTCGATGAACCCAGCATCGGCCTGCATCCGATCGACAACAAGCGGCTCATCGATACCATGAAGAATCTCCGAGACCGGGGTAACAGCGTTATCGTGGTCGAGCATGATGAGGAAACGATTGCAGCTGCTGATAGTGTGATTGAGATCGGTCCTAGTGCTGGCGTTTCAGGAGGTGAGCTGGTCTTTCAAGGGACACCAGAGGCTTGTATGCAGTCCAAAGCTAGTAGGACGGGCCCGTTTCTGTCTGGTAAATCGCGCATCCATAGAGATGCCGCCCTTCGTGGTGATGGGGGCTCACGCGTCCAGATCAATGGAGCCCGCGAGCACAACCTCAAAGATGTCGATGCATCTATTTATTTTGGCCTATTGACCGTAGTTTGCGGTGTGTCAGGGTCGGGTAAAAGTACTTTGATCAACGATGTTTTGGGGCGAGCTGCTGCCTTCCGCTTGAATGGAGCGAAGGAGATACCTGGAGCCCATACTAAAATACAAGGTCTAGAGCAGCTACAGTCCGTGATTAGAGTGGACCAGTCGCCTATAGGACGGAGCCCACGTTCCAATCCGGCGACATTTACCAAGCTCTTTGATATTCTCCGCGATTTGTATTCTAAGACCCCGCTAGCGAAAGTACGCGGTTACGGAGCGAGTCGTTTTAGTTTCAACATCGCCGGAGGGCGCTGTGAACGCTGCAAGGGAGATGGTGTGATTAAACTGGATATGCAGTTCATGGCAGATGCCTATGTGACCTGTCCCAGTTGTAATGGGAAGCGCTATAATCGTGAGACACTCGAAGTGCTTTTCAAAGGGCATTCTATCGCCGATGCGCTGGATCTCTCCGTCGACGAGGCGATGCGTGTCTTTGATAAAGTCCCCAAAGTCCGTGAAAAACTTGAAACCTTGCAGTCAGTTGGCCTGGGTTACATCAAGCTAGGTCAGGCGGCGTCCACGCTTTCAGGTGGTGAGGCACAACGTATCAAGCTCTCGCTAGAGCTCAGCAAACGTAACACCGGGCAGACACTCTACATCTTGGATGAGCCTACAACGGGCCTGCATGCGGCTGATATCCAGCGGCTTATGGATTTACTGTTCCGACTGCGGGACCAAGGGAACACGGTAATCATCATCGAGCATAACCTCGATGTCATCAACTTGGCTGACTATATCCTTGAGTTGGGACCCGTGGGTGGAAAGGAGGGGGGGCACCTCGTTTATAGCGGTGAGCGCTCCGATTTCTCCAAGGTAGACACCCCAACGGCTCATTGCCTCCGCGAGCATTTGGGTCGCTTTCGCAGCGTATGA